The sequence GCTGCTACTGTGCTGAAAAGGTCCAAATCCAAGACAACAGCTTTTATATTGATCATCTACCAAtttatctttcatctccttgtcTTCACAGagcattatgtgtgtgtgcatgtgtgtgtgtacctgtgctctaactgtgtctgtttccGAGTCTGCTtgtgtctgtctcctctgtgtctgtggttacttgtgtgtgcgtgtgtgttgcagtgtgtgttgttaGATGGGCGCAGGGACCTGTTGCCTTCCAGGTCCGGGTGGGGAGGAGAATTTCTGAGAGTGCCAGCGGGTCTCCTTGTACACAAACCAGGCATTGCCTGCCCACACAAACATGTTGAGGTAGCCAAACACCTAGAAGAATGAGAACAGGAAAAAAGTATAGTTaaataatactaaaaaaaaatttttttgaactcttgaaaacaaaaagaaaatatatccGACAGTGTGTGGACTCACACTGTGGCCACATTTGTGTTCATTCCAATGAATTTGCTTTGGACTTGTGACACAGGAAATACCGAGTAGAGCACAGCAATAGTGTCTGAGGAAAATGAAAGTTGTTATTGCTCAGTGTCTCATGACTGCGAGTCAGGCTGCTTGATGTTTATGATGCAGTCTGCTAGCATACTATTACATAAACTGGGGTGATGAGACACTGCCAGATGATCAATGACTCTATAATTTCAACTGGTCAAATTCACAGGCTAGAACCAAACAGATGAGCTCATCATCAGCATTggttttaaatggaaatgaattaatcttttttgtttcttctcacCACTGAGATGTTGAGCGTCCGCATGTTGGCGAACTCCGTGACCTCACAGGTGATGTTACTCCCCTTGCAGAGTGCCAGCGTGGCGCTGATGCCATCGGTGTCCGTGGCATCCTTCACGTTCTGCAGGCCCTTTGCCCAGGCGGATGAACACACCAGCCACAGGAACACCAGGGCCGCTGTGATCATAAAATCCTGGAAATAAGAGTGGATGCGTGAGAAATTTCAGATTTAATACTTCATCCGTTtcaggatttgatttaaatttaGATCAATACTCACAAAAATGGGTCCAAAGTCAGAGTCCTTGTAGACGTGCATGTAGCCCAAGTAAACCAACAGAGCCACCATGCTATACAGGAAGCAGATGATGGCAACGCCCACGAAGAACTCCGACGAGGAGGCCGAGTCTCCCACCATGTGTGTCGCCGTGACGGAGTGATTACAAATAGTGGTGTTTCCCTCAATGAGTGGGACCTGGCTTAACCTGACCACAACACAAGGGGggaagatttaaataatcatttactGTTGTGATATAACGGTCATTCCTTCACACACTGCCCTAGAATTGATTTATTATCTGTGAAGATGAAATCAATCAGTTAACAGATGACTAGCGACATTTCAAAGCTGAGCCCGACGTGACGGAACGTGCTGGAATTCTCACCTAAATGGGTAGTGAAAGTTGGCGTTGAGAGTTTCGTTCCTGCCATCGCCACAGAAGAGAGATATGATGTTCCTCCCTGAGAACCCGCCACAGCTTCCAAAAGCAAATATGGCTGTGAGCTATTTGGACAGACAAAAGAGGGCAGGAGATAAGGAGATTTGTTAAACAGGAAGGGGTGATTTTATGACGACAGACTGATTGTTAAATGCAAACCATACTTAAGCAAATCATAACTACACAAAGGTACTGGACAGCACAGTTTGAAAGCACAGTATAACTTCACCAGAACTTAACACCCAGAACAAAGACGGCAACTGAAAAGATCTTTTGTTTATAGGAAGGTAACATTTTCAAGGATTTAATAAATCCTGATTAATGAGTGAATCAATGAATTAACTTTTTACTGTctgaagataaaaacaaatctattgaaataaaacacaataaaatgagGCTTGCAGAGTGGCTACTCTAATGCTGCCATTCAGCTATTGAATTTTTTCTTGCAGGGGCAGAAAAGCATCTGATTCAGCGTGTAGGCCATGTGACACTAATACTCTCCTTAAAACCAACACATGCTGAATTCTTTTAGTCAGAGTGGCTGCGACTAAGCTTAACCCTCACGCTGCAGTGGGTGAAACACTGATCATATAATTTGATGGGTATTAACCTCAGTCCGATTCACACCGATATCGATTTCCTCACACTTAAGAGTAGAAAAGAAGATCTGGCAAGAAAATGTGCAACTTAGTTTACAGTATTCTGTAGAAATGATTAAAgttgtcaacagttttcacagcTTCATATTGCTTCATATCTTCATATCAGTGCAACAGACAGCTGCACTACAGAGCAACACTAGTTCAAAGATACCATCACAGAATTGAGCCAAACACTGAGCAACTGTCTTGCTTAAGTCAGCAGCTATCTTGAACTCTTTTTAACACATTGCCTTGAGAACTCTACTGAAAAGAGTGTCTCTGATCATGTAAAAAGGATGGGTTCAACATTTGCTTCGCTGCCAAGAGTTAGAGGAGAAGATTAACACTGTCTTCATAACTGTTGGTGCAGAGTGTAGCTGGGTCTAGCAGCCAGttggcttagcttagcataaagacggAAAAActagctagcctggctctgtccaaaggtaaaaaaaatctgcctactgacacctctaaagctcacaaattaacattttatatcttgtttgtttaattgttacaaaaaccaaagtgtaaaaatgacaagttgtggttttacatggGGTTATGAGCAGGACTATTTCTCTGGaggcagtgacttcctggagtcttgttgtcactgtgaggttgccaggaaACCAGCGAAAACTCTTgcaacaatgtttttttaaatatatatttttggccattttatGTGTTAATCAGACAGTGACAGTTGAGGGATAACAGGAAATAAAGTCAGGGCAAAGATTCACAGCTGGAATGGAACCACAGATGTTGCGGTTACGTGGCATGTGTCTTAACTAGTAGGCTACCATGACACGATGCGCACCTAAACACTTGAAAATGCTTTAAGGTATTTTTATTATACTGTAGCAGACAGCAGGCAGTGGACAAGATCACATAGCATGACAAAGGTTGTGATATTTGATTGAGATCACACATTGAAAGgtgatgacacacacaaaataatctctaaaaaaaaaaaaacacatttcaaccGGCTTCTTAAATTCTGTTTCATC is a genomic window of Thunnus albacares chromosome 23, fThuAlb1.1, whole genome shotgun sequence containing:
- the sypl1 gene encoding synaptophysin-like protein 1, with amino-acid sequence MMTGFRLNLSPLKEPLGFVKLVEWLTAIFAFGSCGGFSGRNIISLFCGDGRNETLNANFHYPFRLSQVPLIEGNTTICNHSVTATHMVGDSASSSEFFVGVAIICFLYSMVALLVYLGYMHVYKDSDFGPIFDFMITAALVFLWLVCSSAWAKGLQNVKDATDTDGISATLALCKGSNITCEVTEFANMRTLNISVVFGYLNMFVWAGNAWFVYKETRWHSQKFSSPPGPGRQQVPAPI